Proteins encoded within one genomic window of Papio anubis isolate 15944 unplaced genomic scaffold, Panubis1.0 scaffold158, whole genome shotgun sequence:
- the LOC101004082 gene encoding beta-1,3-galactosyl-O-glycosyl-glycoprotein beta-1,6-N-acetylglucosaminyltransferase 4, with protein sequence MKIFKCYFKHTLQQKVFILFLTLWLLSLLKLLNVRRLFPQKDIYLVEYSLSTSPFVRNRYTHVKDEVRYEVNCSGIYEQEPLEIGKTLEIRRRDIIDLEDDDVVAMTSDCDIYQTLRGYAQKLVSKEEKSFPIAYSLVVHKDAIMVERLIHAIYNQHNIYCIHYDRKAPDSFKVAMNNLAKCFSNIFIASKLEAVEYAHISRLQADLNCLSDLLKSSVQWKYVINLCGQDFPLKSNFELVSELKKLNGANMLETVKPPNSKLERFTYHHELRRVPYEYVKLPVRTNVSKEAPPHNIQIFVGSAYFVLSQAFVKYIFNNSVIQDFFAWSKDTYSPDEHFWATLIRVPGIPGEISRSAQDVSDLQSKTRLVKWNYYEGFFYPGCTGSHLRSVCIYGAAELRWLIKDGHWFANKFDSKVDPILIKCLAEKLEEQQRDWITLSSEKLFMDRNLTTTS encoded by the coding sequence ATGAAGAtattcaaatgttattttaaacataCCCTACAGCAGAAAGTTTTCATCCTGTTTTTAACCCTATGGCTGCTCTCCTTGTTAAAGCTTCTAAACGTGAGACGGCTCTTTCCGCAAAAAGACATTTACTTGGTTGAGTACTCCCTAAGCACCTCGCCTTTTGTAAGAAACAGATACACTCATGTTAAGGATGAAGTCAGGTATGAAGTTAACTGTTCGGGTATCTATGAACAGGAGCCTTTGGAAATTGGCAAGACTCTGGAAATAAGAAGAAGGGACATCATTGACTTGGAGGATGATGATGTTGTGGCAATGACTAGTGATTGTGACATTTATCAGACTCTAAGAGGTTATGCTCAAAAGCTTGtttcaaaggaagagaaaagcttCCCAATAGCCTATTCTTTGGTTGTCCACAAAGATGCGATTATGGTCGAAAGGCTTATCCATGCTATATACAACCAGCACAATATTTACTGCATCCATTATGATCGTAAGGCACCTGATTCCTTCAAAGTTGCCATGAACAATTTAGCTAAGTGCTTCTCCAATATTTTCATTGCTTCCAAATTAGAGGCTGTGGAATATGCCCACATTTCCAGACTCCAAGCTGATTTAAATTGCTTGTCGGACCTTCTGAAGTCTTCAGTCCAGTGGAAATATGTTATCAACCTGTGTGGGCAAGATTTTCCCCTGAAGTCAAATTTTGAATTAGTGTCAGAGTTGAAAAAACTCAATGGAGCAAATATGCTGGAGACAGTGAAACCCCCGAACAGTAAATTGGAAAGATTCACTTACCATCATGAACTCAGACGGGTACCTTATGAGTATGTGAAGCTACCAGTAAGGACAAACGTCTCCAAGGAAGCACCGCCCCATAACATTCAGATATTTGTTGGCAgtgcttattttgttttaagtcaagcatttgttaaatatattttcaacaacTCCGTCATTCAAGACTTTTTTGCCTGGTCTAAAGACACATACTCTCCTGATGAGCACTTTTGGGCTACCTTGATTCGGGTTCCAGGAATACCTGGGGAGATTTCCAGATCAGCCCAGGATGTGTCTGATCTGCAGAGTAAGACCCGCCTTGTCAAGTGGAATTACTACGAAGGTTTTTTCTATCCCGGTTGTACTGGATCTCACCTTCGAAGCGTGTGTATTTATGGAGCTGCAGAATTAAGGTGGCTTATCAAAGATGGACATTGGTTTGCTAATAAATTTGATTCTAAAGTGGACCCTATCTTGATTAAATGCTTGGCAGAAAAGCTTGAAGAACAACAGAGAGACTGGATCACTTTGTCCTCAGAAAAGTTATTTATGGATAGAAATCTCACAACCACATCATGA